One Cryptosporangium aurantiacum DNA window includes the following coding sequences:
- a CDS encoding arginase family protein, translated as MEIDIVSVPFSATGRAGGAAAAPAAVHAQGLIGRMRSALPTGWTPFETAPVVGGERSLIRSAETGLLNEPALAAMIDGVADAVSASHTDGHFPLLLGGDNPILLGGLVATGHRSDGPAGLLVLSGREAAWPPDKSPTGLASDCTIGLALLAQTNAVLSNGLSRRLPLVPPGAVAVLGARDGAELAAAGIPSLSGSILVRSDQDLGAVGSPPATGPTVARHAIDAIEHIRRTTDSWWLHVDLTVLSTRALPTVDRPLAGGLSWDQLTALTRAALSTPGLVGWSVTGYDADYDLDRTSAARLADYLLASVGALPPAGANGAVRPASALDSLTGTPSPQTVASP; from the coding sequence ATGGAGATCGACATCGTCAGTGTGCCGTTCAGCGCGACCGGTCGCGCTGGTGGCGCGGCCGCCGCGCCGGCCGCCGTCCACGCCCAAGGGCTGATCGGACGGATGCGCTCGGCGCTGCCGACCGGATGGACCCCCTTCGAGACGGCGCCGGTCGTCGGCGGTGAGCGGTCGCTGATTCGCAGCGCGGAGACCGGACTGCTGAACGAGCCGGCGCTGGCCGCGATGATCGACGGTGTCGCCGACGCGGTCTCCGCCAGCCACACCGACGGGCACTTCCCGCTGCTGCTCGGCGGCGACAACCCGATCCTGCTGGGCGGTCTCGTCGCCACCGGTCACCGATCGGACGGCCCGGCGGGGTTGCTGGTCCTGTCCGGCCGGGAAGCCGCCTGGCCGCCGGACAAGTCGCCGACCGGCCTGGCGTCCGACTGCACGATCGGGTTGGCACTGCTCGCGCAGACGAACGCCGTGCTCTCCAACGGGCTGTCCCGCCGCCTACCGCTCGTCCCGCCGGGCGCGGTCGCGGTGCTCGGTGCCCGCGACGGCGCCGAGCTGGCCGCGGCCGGTATCCCGTCGCTGTCCGGCAGCATCCTCGTCCGGTCCGACCAGGACCTGGGCGCGGTCGGGTCGCCACCCGCCACCGGTCCTACCGTGGCGCGTCATGCGATCGACGCGATCGAGCACATCCGGCGCACCACCGACAGCTGGTGGCTGCACGTCGACCTGACCGTGCTCTCGACACGCGCCCTGCCCACCGTCGACAGACCGTTGGCCGGTGGCCTGAGCTGGGACCAGCTGACCGCGCTGACCCGGGCCGCGCTGTCCACACCCGGGCTGGTGGGGTGGAGCGTCACCGGGTACGACGCCGACTACGACCTGGACCGGACCAGCGCAGCCCGCCTCGCGGACTACCTGCTCGCGTCGGTCGGCGCGCTGCCACCGGCCGGCGCCAACGGCGCGGTCCGCCCGGCGTCCGCTCTGGACTCTCTCACCGGGACGCCGTCACCGCAGACCGTCGCGAGCCCCTGA
- a CDS encoding DUF4126 domain-containing protein: MFELLTGTGLAASSGLNAYIPLLTLGVLSRYTDTVSLPAGWQWLDSGWALVILAALLAVEMIADKVPIVDSLNDVVQTVVRPTAGGLAFGATATSDAVTVSDPDSFVSGGQWVPIAVGVVLALVVHAAKATARPALNTASGGTAAPVVSVFEDAASLSLSLLALLAPILVIVALAAMVGFFWWAARKVRARRRRKAESRARKNPLSQSAAIPTRKSLR; encoded by the coding sequence GTGTTTGAGCTGCTGACTGGGACCGGCCTCGCCGCGTCGTCCGGTCTCAACGCCTACATTCCGCTGCTGACGCTCGGTGTGCTGTCGCGGTACACCGACACGGTCAGCCTGCCCGCCGGCTGGCAGTGGCTGGACAGCGGCTGGGCGTTGGTCATCCTCGCCGCGCTGCTGGCCGTCGAGATGATCGCGGACAAGGTCCCGATCGTCGACTCGCTCAACGACGTCGTGCAGACCGTCGTCCGCCCGACGGCGGGCGGCCTCGCGTTCGGAGCCACCGCGACGTCGGACGCGGTGACCGTGAGTGACCCGGACAGCTTCGTCTCCGGCGGACAGTGGGTGCCGATCGCCGTCGGTGTCGTCCTGGCCCTGGTCGTCCACGCCGCCAAGGCCACGGCGCGACCCGCGCTGAACACCGCTAGCGGTGGTACCGCGGCGCCGGTGGTCAGCGTGTTCGAGGACGCGGCCAGCCTCAGCCTGTCGCTGCTCGCGCTGCTGGCCCCGATCCTGGTCATCGTCGCGCTCGCGGCGATGGTCGGGTTCTTCTGGTGGGCGGCTCGGAAGGTTCGCGCGCGCCGACGGCGCAAAGCCGAGAGTCGCGCCCGGAAGAACCCGTTATCTCAGAGTGCCGCGATTCCGACACGGAAGTCACTTAGGTAA